From Halobacterium sp. R2-5, the proteins below share one genomic window:
- a CDS encoding tetratricopeptide repeat protein, translated as MTDREEPEPPEDPVADHQFSEGEGFDEPYEAFDLDPPELSVDDPSSVDPVDSRVVSDSLDERVVQNEDVDADELVDVGLSYLGINRHEQAADAFERAARFTDDEDLEQEAWVNKGIAHGQMEEWDEAVGAHREAIFVAEDGDFEAEAHTNLAYSLWEFGEDEEAYYHAEKAVRSNDRLPQAWYNLGFIENERERHEQALDALDNAIRLGFQQADVYEEKQRALEALGRDEEAQAVAEQAEEIREAQEQDLVERE; from the coding sequence ATGACTGACCGAGAGGAGCCCGAGCCGCCCGAGGACCCGGTCGCGGACCACCAGTTCTCCGAGGGGGAGGGCTTCGACGAGCCCTACGAGGCGTTCGACCTCGACCCGCCGGAGCTCTCCGTCGACGACCCGTCGAGCGTCGACCCCGTCGACAGCCGCGTCGTCAGCGACTCGCTGGACGAGCGCGTCGTCCAGAACGAGGACGTCGACGCCGACGAACTCGTCGACGTCGGCCTCAGCTACCTCGGCATCAACCGCCACGAGCAGGCCGCCGACGCGTTCGAGCGCGCCGCCCGCTTCACCGACGACGAGGACCTCGAACAGGAGGCGTGGGTGAACAAGGGCATCGCGCACGGCCAGATGGAGGAGTGGGACGAGGCCGTCGGCGCCCACCGCGAGGCCATCTTCGTCGCGGAGGACGGCGACTTCGAGGCCGAGGCGCACACCAACCTCGCGTACTCGCTGTGGGAGTTCGGCGAGGACGAGGAGGCCTACTACCACGCCGAGAAGGCCGTCCGGTCGAACGACCGCCTGCCCCAGGCGTGGTACAACCTCGGGTTCATCGAAAACGAGCGCGAGCGCCACGAGCAGGCCCTCGACGCGCTGGACAACGCCATCCGGCTGGGCTTCCAGCAGGCCGACGTCTACGAGGAGAAACAGCGCGCGCTGGAGGCGCTCGGCCGCGACGAGGAGGCCCAGGCCGTCGCCGAGCAGGCCGAGGA
- the thpR gene encoding RNA 2',3'-cyclic phosphodiesterase: MRLFVSVDLPDRLADDVADVQAEFADADGLDFVDPEQAHLTLKFLGDVPESREGELIDALESAVAASGVAPFDAELRGLGVFPSLDYISVLWLGVEEGGDELARLHEAIEEQFVEEHGFDPEDHEFTPHVTLARMKHAGGKELVQDLVRERDPEVGTMRVSEVRLTESTLTPEGPEYETVRAVDLARRA, from the coding sequence ATGCGGCTGTTCGTCAGCGTCGACCTCCCGGATCGCCTCGCCGACGATGTCGCGGACGTGCAGGCGGAGTTCGCGGACGCCGACGGCCTCGACTTCGTGGACCCCGAGCAGGCCCACCTCACGCTGAAGTTCCTCGGCGACGTCCCGGAATCCCGCGAGGGCGAGCTAATCGACGCCCTCGAGTCGGCCGTCGCGGCCAGCGGTGTGGCGCCGTTCGACGCCGAGCTCCGCGGCCTCGGCGTGTTCCCGAGCCTCGACTACATCTCCGTGCTGTGGCTCGGCGTCGAGGAGGGCGGCGACGAGCTCGCGCGCCTGCACGAGGCAATCGAGGAGCAGTTCGTCGAGGAGCACGGTTTCGACCCGGAGGACCACGAGTTCACGCCGCACGTCACGCTCGCGCGGATGAAGCACGCCGGCGGCAAGGAACTCGTTCAAGATCTCGTGCGTGAACGCGACCCCGAGGTCGGAACGATGCGCGTCTCCGAAGTGCGGCTCACGGAGAGCACGCTCACCCCGGAGGGCCCCGAGTACGAGACCGTCCGCGCCGTGGACCTGGCGAGGCGGGCCTGA
- a CDS encoding 50S ribosomal protein L39e, with protein sequence MGKKSKAQKKRLAKLERQNSRVPAWVMMKTNRDVQRNPKRRNWRRNDTDE encoded by the coding sequence ATGGGCAAGAAATCGAAGGCGCAGAAGAAGCGACTGGCGAAGCTCGAACGCCAGAACAGCCGCGTGCCCGCGTGGGTCATGATGAAGACGAACCGGGACGTCCAGCGCAACCCGAAGCGCCGCAACTGGCGGCGTAACGACACCGACGAATAA
- a CDS encoding 50S ribosomal protein L31e encodes MSASDFEERIVTVPLRDVTKVPNHEQAGQAMTIIREHLAKHFAVEEDEVRLDPSINEAIWSEGQKNPPRKVRVHAARFVEDGETVVEAEYEE; translated from the coding sequence ATGTCCGCCAGCGACTTCGAGGAGCGCATCGTCACCGTGCCGCTCCGCGACGTGACGAAGGTGCCGAACCACGAACAGGCCGGACAGGCGATGACCATCATCCGCGAACACCTCGCGAAGCACTTCGCGGTCGAGGAGGACGAGGTCCGCCTCGACCCCTCCATCAACGAGGCCATCTGGTCGGAAGGCCAGAAGAACCCGCCGCGGAAGGTCCGCGTGCACGCCGCGCGCTTCGTCGAGGACGGCGAGACGGTCGTCGAAGCCGAGTACGAAGAGTAA